The window TTCTCTCAACATTCAAAAACATAGGCAAGCCCTCAACTAGTTTCTCAAAAACCATAAGCTTAAGTGAACTTTAGCTCAGATGGCCAAACCTTCTATGCCACAATTCTTCATTTGACAAATAGCATTTATATGCAGAATGCATACCTTTCATCTAGTTCAAGGGAAAACACTTGTTTCTCATCCCTACAGTGAAGAGTTTCTTACTAGTATGATCAATGACAAtgcatgccttgtccttgAACACCAGCTCAAAGTTGTCATCAACTAGCTGACCAACACTTAATAAGTTCTAGCATACTTCAGGTGCATAAAAACCTCCTAATATTGACTTAATTCCATTGGGAGTTTGAACTCTGACTATTTCAATCTCATGAATTAACAGGAAATCACCATTAACAATTTCCATTTTGGTACTAAAACTCTCGTCTAATGTCATAAATAAGTGTTTGCATATAGTCAAATGATTAGAGCAACCACCGTCCAACAACCAAGTGTCCCTTTTCTCAGCATTATCAGAACTCTTAGCCATAAACAGAACCTCATCTTTAGCTTGGAGCTCTTTAACCACAACTGCTTTCTCATCAGCacttttacccttatttttgcatattttttcCACATGTCCTTGCTAGTTGCACCTCTTGCACTTAACATTTGGTCTATACTAGTAATACTTCCTAGTATAACTTGTGTTCTTGCAATGAGAGCATGGTTGAaaagttttcttttgattCCCATGCCTCTTCTTATCAATTTTCTtacctttgtttttcttatctACATCATTTCTCCTAGAGTTGTTGTTACCAGATTTCAAATTCTTGGTTTTGGCAATTAAAGCACTTTCAGTAAGGCTTTTTGTCTAAATGCTCTCCTCTGCTCTAAACCTTCCAATCCATTTACAAACTTCTTCAAAGTCATCTGGCCAAAGTCTTTGAGTCTTCTAAGGAAAAGATTTTTGACTCATATCTCTCAAGTAGGCTTACTAGCCTTTTACTAACCAATGTTTCCTCAAACATTTCTTTACCCAGCAACCAAAACTGATTCACAACCCCCATCATCTTTCCAGAAAATTCTCTAATAATCTCATTCTCATCCATAGTCAACATTTCAAATTACCTAATCTAATCAAAGGCTTGAATCTTTCTGGTTTTATCACTATCATGAAATTCCTCCTTTAAATGATTCCAGACCTCTTTGGGACTATCTAAATGCATGATTCTAGCAAATATATCATTTGATATAGTAGACTGTAAACAGGACAAGGCTTTGTACCTTTTTGCCTTATCTTTTCGAACTACCTTATTTATGCTAGAGTTGGGTTAACGTGCCTTGGTACTGGTTCTGCCTCAATCTCCACCACTTCttagagagaaaaagttgAGGTAAGATTGCATCTTCATGGACCAGAACACGTAATTTTCGCTAGTAAAAATTGGAGGAGCAATAGTACTAAACCCTGGGGTAACCTTGAAtaaaaaactcaataacaAAACTGGAAATCGAAGAAACGAGTAAAGAACAGAGAAAAAATAGTCCCTTAAGACCCGATTAACGATTTGATATTATGTTGGTTTTAGGAAGAAAATTGCATCAAGtaaaagatgatgatgaaccagaaagagaagaaaaataatttttggagAAAAGGAATCTCATATAACGGTTGAAACAGTTGATTTATATACCAACACATTTACAAAGGCACTGGGCTCTACACAAACGTCTGGCAAATGACAAAGCAAATAAGAAGAAGTCGTGTGGCTTTTACAATATCAAGGCCAATGGCCTATTGAGcaaaaaacataaagaaaataagcTGAAAGGAAACAAAAGAGCATAAAAAAACACGTGCACAGCATGTTAAGGAAAAACTTTGAAAACCATGTGATGATCACATTATCACCACTCTTCATTTCTTTGAATAGTCTTTCACACCAAGATTGCAAATTCAGACTTCCATTTTAACAATCTACTTGCCCTAGTCATGGTTCTTAAAAGACAGCTTTAAACTTGTAGAAATGTTATGTTATCAAAGGGAAGAGCAAAGTCAACGATAGGTAACCATCaaaccattttcattttcaaatcatagATAACCATTTTTAGAAGATGTTCTTAAAGGTCTTCCTCATATTCAAGTTGATACGAAACATCCTTGTATTAGTTTCAATATTAAGATTGATCAAACTAATTTTGAGTGGCTACAGAGAAGTGTTGTTTATATCCTCCATAATTATGTTCAACATTCAACTATTCAAGAGACCTTTGTTAATGAAGGATTTCATTGTTACGTAAGACTTATGGCTAGCAATAGTGTCTAACTAacatttagataaaaaaatatacaaaagcATGCTTGAATGAATTCAAATCATGGCTTGATGTTTGGTTTGAAAAAGTCAAATAATGGGAGTTACAAAATGTGACCGTGATTGATTTGATTGTCTATGTTTTGAAGGTGTCCCCTACATCTTTGGCTTGAAAAATGTAAATAGGTTTTTTTTGTAAGGACAGAGGAAGTGTTAAAATAAGTAAAGTGAGATGCACTAGAGGTGATAGAGAAAAAGATTGAAGCATTCCTTCAAGTGTTAATGTTTAGTGATAAGGGGAGGTGAGGGATACAAGTTAggaaaaaagtaaagaaaatgtGGTGGTGAAGCACCATGGAGAATAAGATAGGAAAAAGTTGagtagagaagagagagagtaTTTGCGAACAACTTAGAAAGAGCTTATAGAGAGAATATCTAAGAAAGGGAATCTAGTgaaattcttattttcttaatgAATTAGCAAAGATCTTATATATACCAAGTAAAAGTAGTTGTTTAGTAGTAGTTAGTGAGAAAGTGTTTATTGGACGTCATGGAAAGAGCATATTTAGGAAGAACATGTTCATTATGGGAAGAATGGTTTATTGAACGTTATGGAAAGAGCACGTTTAGGAAGAAGTTCATTATGGAAAAAATGGTTTATTAAGGAAGAACAAGTTCATCATGGGAATAACATGTTATCCCACTTTGAGTTATAGGGGATGTTTTGGTTCAATGACGTAGTGGAGCTCAGTGACACTTAACAATGTGTCACGTGtcttgttaaaaaaaaagagagagaaaaggtaAAACATGTGTACTTTAAGGAAAGGTTATAGAGAAAgatgtcatgacccaaatcaGGGGGTTATGACCGACACATTAGTTCAGTAGGCAGATCCCACGAGACCTGAGCAAGCCTTAAAAATATCAACCTCAACAACCCACAAAGACATATCTGGAAGGCCTTATAACcacaatatatataactaTTGCCTTTATGGCACATAAGTAGCATAAAGTGTTTGTACATTATAAACATAAGCCATACGTTGGCTAGCATAATGGTTCCATCCCATACAACAACTAACAAAGGTAGATGGCAATGCAGTACCTACATAATCCAAAAACATAATATAGTTTGAAAACCACAAATCAGAAGCGAAAAACGACTCAAATTCGAACTTAGTGGAGGGACTTGCCAAATTAGGAATGCCTACTAAATGTCAAAAGTATCTGTATAGAAGACAATGCAAGCCACTTAAATCCCGTAGTCTTTTTATTTGCACAATTCAACAATTGATTGGGGTGAGTTTTGTATAACTCAGTAAGTTAGAGTGGAGGGAAAATAAGCCAAATACGAaagattttttataaaacagaTATAAAAATGTGTAACATAATGCATCCATAAGGCAtaatagaaatataaaaaaagtacATCTCCAAATCGAGGGATTATTTGAAAGTTATCCCAATACATATATCAAATAGTTAACTCAAATCTATTAAGTTCTTTCGTAATACAAAATCATCCTCTTAAGGTACGTATTAAAGCTCACCATAGATGTTAACTAAACTACACATTTGCTAATCATAGCCAACCCATTACATGGCTATAGGTAATACATGACTAGTTTGAGCTTACCTTAGAAGCAGTCACTAGTGCCATATCCCTCAGGTATTGCAAGTTGCCAAAGATAACAGGTTTGGAGCTACATATACTTTATCTCAAACGCTCCTTTATACATAAATTCTGCATATCCCTCAGATGTGCAAAATAGTCCATTTACCATAGAATATTTCACACATAGCTAACATGTCAAATCATAGGGATCACAAAGTAAGAGTAGTATTccttaaaaatattagaatCATCATTTAGTGGCCAATCAGAGGAATAGCAAATCATACACAATGCCAAAGCAACTAATGGAGAATCAAATCACACACGGTATTCAAGCAACCAATAGAGAGTCAAATCACACATGATGTTGAAGCAATTGACGAAAGGTCAAATCATGTGTAGTGCCGAAACAACTGATGGAAGGTCAAATCACAAAGGTAGGACACCACTCCACCACTTCCAAGTCAACATTTAGAATTACAATTATCGAACGAAACAAATATCCATCTATCAATTCACATAATTTCCAAACTAGATGTCACAACTTCAGCATGACTTTACAAAATCCATGTCCACAATTCATTGTAACAGAGCAAGCTCAAAAAGCTTCCAACAGATATGTAAAACAATTCCCTAGTGTACTATCACAGTTCAAGGCTATCGAATTTATCATCATGTAGTCTCATCCTACCCTTAGCTCAAGCAGAATGGAATCACTTCAAAGAGTATGCACATGAACGTGGAATCTATTCACACACAAGCCACTATGTGGTTCACAAATGCACACACAAAGTTGTAgagaaaaaatttgataattaaaatactttGAAGGGGCTTGTTTTCCcaattcaaaatcatattCATGTAGCTTTTATAAAGCATTTTAGAGAATTAGGACGATATCCAATCAAAGGCAGAATTCTAATTCTTAGTTAACACTAGCCTAGTCACCATTCTTCTAGGCTAAGGATAGCAAGTATAATCTCATATgctcatatatatacatatatagatacACAAAGCTAGTTTCAAAATGGTGCCCCATTCATAATGACAAATAGCTCCCTTAGCAACTAAATCCGAACTCTTCTTGCCTTTAGTAAGTTTTTCTAATTCAACAATAAGcttccaatattcccctaAACAGAACATAGTAACTCAATTCTCAACTTTAAAACATTTCAAGCATTCACAACTTTCCCAAATTTCCATATTCAACTAATGACCTCTAGGTTAAATTTTTTCCTAGGTTCTAATATTCAAAGTGATCAAACTTTTACCTTAAATGACGGATTAACTcactcaaactccaaatttctAGCAAATTCAAGGGGAAATAACAACCAAGTTATGGCAATGCAATTTTCACTATTATAAACTAGTTAAAATGCAAACCAAATAGCCTAAAAACTTAATCTTACTTTCCTTAATGTTTTCTAAGCCCCAAAGTACCTCAAATCAGCTCCAAGGATCGATAGGGGTTGTGGGGTTTCAAAGCAATATAGAGGAACTTAGTTTACCTTTATTTTCCAATAAGGAAcaaagaggaaattgtgaaatCTACATTTCTATATGATGATATGTTTGTACCATTTAGAAGtagaattaatttaaatgagtACATTACTTAACaaattatgtatatatttatgtgaAATTAAGTGACATCAAGATAGAGACtaatttaaaaacattattAGAAAATTAGACTGACCTAATGATAGAAGGTTGGTATTTTAGTCAATAACTTTCACATGGGCTTTTCACATTGGGAACATGATTACGTTTATGAGGTTAATTTTCACATAGAAAGAGGGGCATGCAAGCTTAGattgaaagattttgacccATTTTCCAACATGGGTTTGCAGGCATGGGTGGCAAGCCCAAGGTTAAGGAACAGACAAGAAGGGTTCTCAACGAGGGCTATATTTGGGGGATTTAACTGATTTGATTTCGCCATTTGACCAAAAGGATTTTCacctatttatttatattctaTGATCACTTGCTATCTCTCTGGCAGACATTGGTTAGCAAACTTAAGCATTGGACAACTAGTTTAAATTGCGCACAGTACCTTTAGTCCCCCATTATCATTAGTAGTGCATTTTTCTCATTATCCTAGCCTAGATAACCCGagcaattttattttattttttaatttttggtctTATATAAGACAATCTGTTCAGAAATGTTTAAATGAGCATTTTGTTTTTAGAGACCGATTAAACACGTGAAACAAACAAAACTTAATGCTTTCATTAGTCAGTTTAATGTCATTTATGAGTGGTGGTATGATTTGTTCAACAAGAAATGTCAAATAAATAGCAATGgtttaacataaatattcaaaatctacaaaatgttttattttttatgattaaaaacGAAAAAGGAAATTACTTTACGTTTGAAACCAGGAAAAGGCATTACCAAAATGGTTTTGAATTTGAGGAATTCCATATTCCAAAGTTCATAAAATTGAGGAGATTGACTCATGtcatttccttttctctttcttttttttttaatgacatTAAAGGCAGGGCATTAGGATTACCGAATAAATTACTTTTCATCATTTAGTGTGGCTGACTTCCTTGCCATACGATAACACCAATGTTCAATATTATCAAAAGACTACTTCCATAAAGTTTGGTATGCAAACTTTTAGAATTTTCTATGTAAttattgtttatataaaaaaaatctattgaaATTGATACAGAGAAGCTGTGAACTTTCCTAGCAAAGTTGAGTAAAAGATTTAGCACTTTCACCTTTATTCTATGAGCATAAATATCATGCATGGATAATGATCCCAACTTACATCATTTGTCTCTTACCAGTAATAAGTAGTTGAACTGCTAATCTCTTACAGTTTGGTGAACAGTCTAGTTTTAACTGAGTGCAATCACATTGTGCTCAAAGCTGCACTGTTTGCCTAACGTTTCCATAATCATTAGTCATAGCTACTTTCTAgattaattcaaaaaaaaaaaaacaaaaagaaagaaaaaaactccCAATAAAGCTAAGTCTCTATCAGAAAAAAATTGGGTACGAGCTAACTTCGGATTGTTTCGTTTAGTATAAAGAATTAAACCCAAGATGCACGTGGTAAACCCCTTTAATGGGTTACTAAAGTTTTTAATGATTCCttcaacatatacatataaaatagTGGCTTTAGatttatacattaattaagtaaaattaCGAATAAATTTCAGAATTAAACCTTCAAGTATTTGATTCAATAACAAATCCATGTATTCTCTGCTCAAATATCCACGTTCTTTTGAtcgaataaaaaaagaaattactcCATGAATATGAAGTTCAGGGAATGGGCTAATACTTACATGATGTGTTTCCAAGAGGGGTCAAGTGGGTTCGTTTTCGGCAAATGGCTGTAATTTGTTCATGTGTGACAGAGAAAGCGGAAGGGAATAGAAAGGGCAGTTTTTGGATCAAGGATATTagatttgataatttttcctcaaaagGGGTCTCTAAGGAATTTTCAGAGAATCTCCTGGACTTGAATATAAGTTTGAACTTTTTGTGTTGGTAGTTGGCACGGCCTTGAGTATAGTGAACAAAAAACTATTCAAGCAAAGATTAAATTAAGTAGAGAATTAAAATAGTATGATATGGAAGGTTGCTTTGTCATCttgtctttgatttttcaGGATAAAAACAAGAGGTTTCCCATGAGAGATGAAGCTGAGGAGTGCCTGAAAGCAATTTGGTTTTCAAAATCCCCAAAAACAGCTGATTTTATAGTCATATTCAGATCATTATATTGGATTGAAACAGCTTCATATGCGGTTGAGAATGAAAAGGAGTTCAATTAAAATTCTCGTTGCCTTGACTTTGAGTTCAATGAAATCCGTTATTTAAAAGGAGCTCAGCTTGGCTTAAGTTAAGCTCAACTTCTCACCAAAGGCATCTTGAATTTCACATAAACACGCTCTCCCTTAGAGTCACCCTGAAAGGACGGCCTAGGCTTCGGGGACAGAACCCTTCTCAGGTAGCATATAATTGGCTTTGAAATAAGCGAACTAAGCTAGTACTGTATTCTTGGTCCTCTCTCGGAGTTCCTGTCCCAAAACTGCTTCACGGCTTAAGCTCTTGCTGCTGCATCAATATTCAAAAGTTTAGCTTCTCCAAAGTTTTCTTGCTCAGAAGAATACCAGCTTCCAGTTTTCAGGATTGTGAACGCGATTAGGCCATCTCCTTTTGTATTCGGTTTATACAAATCTTCATCAACTTGCTGCCTCTTACAGTTTCCGGAGAGAAGTAAGAGTAACATGGATGAGAAGAATGATGTGGATAAGGTTGAAGATGTGATGTTGCCTGGTTTTCGATTTCATCCAACAGATGAGGAGCTTGTTGGATTTTACCTCAGGAGAAAGATTCAGCACAGACCTTTGCCCATTGAGCTGATTAAGCAAGtagatatatataaatatgagcCCTGGGATCTTCCaagtgagttttcagcttttctTTATCACTATACTCTATTACATGAATACTTGTTCAGaatttggtttttctttatttctataGTGATTCACTGTACTCAAATTAAGTAAGATTCATCTTTTGTTTTGCGTCCCAGAAACATAAGAAATTTGCTTTCATTTCTCACTCATAGAATAGTATTGTTTAATATCCCTATCAGGTAAGATGTTCTAATATTAGAAGCCTCTCCATGTTTGGCAGGACATAAGGTCACAAAAGTTTCAACATCACTGCTGTCCAGTGTCCATAAGTTTGTCTGTTACTTCGTCTGTATTGTTATGCTCTCATCTTTCTCCCAATGTTCAGATGAAACATTTGAGAATAATCTTTAATTATCTttgttgaattattttttgttggttCCTCTGAGGAAAAAGTTGTAAGAGAGTGCCTTATGGTTTCTTTTCCGTCTTTCTAAAAGCAGAGCTAGCAGCTTCAGGGGAGAAAGAGTGGTATTTCTACTGCCCCAGAGACCGTAAATACAGAAATAGTGCAAGGCCAAACAGAGTCACAGGAGCCGGGTTTTGGAAGGCGACTGGAACAGACCGTCCTATTTACTCTTCTGATAGCACCAAGTGTATTGGTTTGAAAAAGTCCCTAGTTTTCTATAGAGGCAGAGCTGCCAAAGGGATTAAAACAGACTGGATGATGCATGAATTTCGGCTACCTTCACTGTCAGACTCAGCACCACCGAAAAAGCTCTTGGACAAAAGCCTTCCTGCAAATGTAATGATCCTTGAATTATTTCTCCAATATTTCCCTTAATTAGGAACTGTCTAAAATCAccagtttatttaattttgcttTATCCACAGGATGCATGGGCTATTTGTAGGATATTCAAAAAGACCAATTCCATGGCCCAGAGAGCTCTTTCTCACCCTTGGATATCTTCATTACCTGAGACTACAGCATCTGAAATACTCCACCAAGGTGCACCTTGCACTCAATTAAGTTCAGAGAACATTTCTTGCACAACTGAAATCGAATCAGCAATACACTTATGCAGCAACAGTGAACTACAACAAGGCTCCACTGCTAGTTTTTCTACTGTAGATGTTCACTCTTATAAACCATTCAATACGACAGTCTACAGACCATCTCTATTTTCTGTTTCCAATGGAGACCTTCACaacaacttcatgttttctcAGCTTGACATGTCAGGAGCCGCCAAGTGTACAGTTGATGCTGCTCCCATGCTATTGAGCCCACCCTTGATCTCTGATGTTACTAAGGCCTCCGAGAGTATAGATTTTGGAGGGCAACAACAGCAATATAGTGGCTTCTCAATCAGCTTGCCCCAAGATATGCAAGGAAATGCAGGTGTAGGAGAAAGTGAGGAGGGCATGAAAAGGAACTCGAATGCAACCCCTGATGATAACCCTTGGGGAACTATCCGATCAATGGGATTTCCCTTCAGCTTGCCCCCAAACGTGCCTGATACATGGAAGCCCAATCTACCATGGGATTCACCTCAATGTCCTAGTGAGATGTCCACTACTTATTCAACTGACAAATGCTATTCTTAAGCAGCTGCCTAGTGGTTTCGGGATATTAAGTTGAGCTAGTACGAGCAGCATACCTGTTCCACAGTATTATTGTACAGTTTTCACATATTCCGACTACACTCGCTAGGCTAAATACATTCTCTCGtttatttgtttctattttctttttctaccccCACCATCGTCATTTCCACTGTCCCACCCACTTTTCTTATCTCCTGTGTAACAGTTTTACATGAATATATTTTAGAGAAAAGCTCGAACAGAGGAGTAGAGAAGATATCTGTTTTTCATTCATCATGTGTTTATATTACAAACATGGCCTTTTTAAcatctaaaaagaaaaatgaactATTACACTAAGTCAAGCAATCACATGTCACATTCACAGCATGATGGCCTGATTGGCCAAtacacaaaagaaaaaaatagtcGGCCATGTCCACTTCATGGCTGCGTCTCGAGCCACGGTCTTGATGTGCAGcatatcaaaaagaaaagaaagactcTGATATGATGTCCACAAGTTTCTTCAAATTGATCTCAATTCCTAACACACCTCCTTGAGATCAATGTTGAAGATTCCCATTTTACTCCTTAACGCAGGAAACTTATCTGTTGGCAGTCTCTTAGTCATCATGTCCGCTAGCTGATTACTTGAACAACAATAGCAGACTTCAATCTCTTTGCCTTTCACAGCTTCACGAATAGAGTGATATTTTACTCTAATATGTTTCGTTCTACCATGCTAGACAGAATTTCTTGCTATAGCTATTGCTGACTGGTTATCAACCCAAATAGTTGTGGGACTTGTTTGAGGAAACGCCAGATCACAGAGAACCTTTCTCAAACGAAGTGAATGATTGGTAGCAGCAGAGGCAGAGATATATTCGACTTCAGCCTAAGATAGGGCAAGCACCTCCTGCTTttagaatttcaagagaaaattccGCCCTTAAGTGAGAAAACAAATCCTGATGTGCTCTTGGAGTCATCCACACTCCCAGTCCAATTGCTATTTGCAAAAC is drawn from Theobroma cacao cultivar B97-61/B2 chromosome 4, Criollo_cocoa_genome_V2, whole genome shotgun sequence and contains these coding sequences:
- the LOC18601499 gene encoding protein FEZ, producing MDEKNDVDKVEDVMLPGFRFHPTDEELVGFYLRRKIQHRPLPIELIKQVDIYKYEPWDLPKLAASGEKEWYFYCPRDRKYRNSARPNRVTGAGFWKATGTDRPIYSSDSTKCIGLKKSLVFYRGRAAKGIKTDWMMHEFRLPSLSDSAPPKKLLDKSLPANDAWAICRIFKKTNSMAQRALSHPWISSLPETTASEILHQGAPCTQLSSENISCTTEIESAIHLCSNSELQQGSTASFSTVDVHSYKPFNTTVYRPSLFSVSNGDLHNNFMFSQLDMSGAAKCTVDAAPMLLSPPLISDVTKASESIDFGGQQQQYSGFSISLPQDMQGNAGVGESEEGMKRNSNATPDDNPWGTIRSMGFPFSLPPNVPDTWKPNLPWDSPQCPSEMSTTYSTDKCYS